In a single window of the Papaver somniferum cultivar HN1 chromosome 8, ASM357369v1, whole genome shotgun sequence genome:
- the LOC113306845 gene encoding myb-related protein 308-like: MGRSPCCEKAHTNKGAWTKEEDQRLINYIKAHGEGCWRSLPKSAGLLRCGKSCRLRWINYLRPDLKRGNFTEEEDEIIIKLHSLLGNKWSLIAGRLPGRTDNEIKNYWNTHIKRKLINRGIDPNSHKPIKNNNHNVSTTTTNVSSNYCVYDRDHANILTPIVKAEAEEANSSTSTGTTTEELLFQRDHHAKNYNERKQELDFPDLNLDLSISLPIQECESEKQDDHHQEEKKGLFYQVFDKSSVVTPIATQTVCLCHQLGFQRREACGCKNMIMNNTTTTMNNGFNWYIRPLDS; the protein is encoded by the exons atgggtCGTTCTCCATGTTGTGAAAAAGCTCATACAAACAAAGGAGCTTGGACTAAAGAAGAAGATCAACGTCTTATTAACTATATCAAAGCTCATGGTGAAGGCTGCTGGAGATCTCTACCAAAATCTGctg GGTTACTTAGGTGTGGAAAAAGTTGCAGACTTCGTTGGATAAATTATTTAAGGCCTGATCTTAAGAGAGGAAATTTcaccgaagaagaagatgaaatcatTATCAAACTTCATAGTTTACTCGGTAACAA ATGGTCATTGATTGCGGGAAGATTACCGGGAAGAACAGATAATGAGATTAAAAACTACTGGAATACTCATATTAAAAGGAAGCTTATAAATAGAGGAATTGATCCTaattctcacaaacccatcaagaacaacaaccacaacGTCAGCACTACTACTACAAATGTTTCCTCGAATTATTGTGTTTACGATCGCGATCATGCGAACATTCTTACCCCGATAGTAAAAGCTGAAGCAGAAGAAGCAAATAGTAGTACTAGCACTGGAACTACGACTGAAGAATTATTATTTCAGCGTGATCATCATGCCAAAAACTACAATGAAAGGAAACAAGAACTAGATTTTCCAGATTTGAATCTTGATCTTTCAATAAGTCTTCCAATTCAAGAATGTGAATCCGAAAAACAAGATGATCATCATCAAGAAGAGAAAAAAGGGTTATTCTATCAAGTTTTTGATAAATCATCAGTAGTGACACCAATTGCGACACAAACGGTATGTCTGTGTcatcaattagggtttcaaagaagaGAAGCTTGCGGTTGCAAAAACATGATCATGAATAATACTACTACTACGATGAATAATGGATTCAACTGGTATATTAGACCGTTGGATTCATAG